The bacterium nucleotide sequence GCCTTGAAGGCCGCCGTTTTCATGACGAGCAGAAGCTCCGCGGCGCGACAAACTTTACCTTTCCAGCGGTAATGGGAGACGATCCCCGGAATGACGTTCACGCACGCGGCGAATTTCCCGGCGACCAGATGGCGAGCGATCCGCTCGGCGTCTTTTCTCTTGGCAACCGTCGTCAGGCACACCACGCACTTAGGCATCCATGACCTCGACGCAGACGTCGGGGCCTTCCACCTTGCAGGCGAACGTCTTGACTTTCGCCGCGGGGTTGACCGGATTCTGCCCCGTCTTCACGTCAAACTGCCAGCCGTGCCAGGGACAGGTCACGACCGTTCCCTCGACGTCCCCCTCCCCCAAAGGCCCGCCGCGGTGCGGGCAGACATTGTTGATGGCGAAGAACGAGCCGTCCACGTTGAAGACGGCGATTTGGGCTCCGTCGACCTCGATGATCTTGGCCTGCTTCGGAGTGATTTCCGAGGCCGGGGCGACTTTGACGACTTTGGACATGGATTTCTCCTTATCGAATTATCGAACTCGTTTGTCGGGGCGACTGGATTTGAACCAGCAACCCCCTGCTCCCAAAGCAGGTGCTCTACCAGGTTGAGCTACGCCCCGTACCTTCAGAGAAAACTATAAATGATCGGGACAGTCCCTACCATCAATCTTCTACAGGGAGAGGGACGCCCCGAATGTCATGGAAGGTAACAGCAGAAGGCTGAACGGGTCAATTCTTGCGTCAGGCGTTCGCTGTCTTTGCGGTCTTGACGGAAACCTTTCCCAGATACTCGTCCTGCGAGAAGTCGTCGACCGTGATGGCGTCCAGCCGCATCTCGTCGGCCTTTTTCAAGTTCTCGGCCTCGGCCTCCGTGATCACCTTCGCCTTGAGGGCCTCCTCCACCAACTTCGGTCCCTTGACCTTGGGCAGTTTCTTCTCTTTGATCGCCTTGCGGATCTTCTTCTCGGTGCCCTCCGCCACCTTGACGACCTTGAAGGTGTCCTCCAGCCGCTTCAGGGCCTCGCCCTCCCGCTTGGGAACGTAGATGCCTTCCGTCATCCGGAGGCGTTGCTCGCCGTCGGTCTGGATGAGGCGCGCGATCTCGCGGGTCACGTGGTCGGCCGGCTCGTCCTCCAGGGCGTTCACATGCGACCAGGCGCGGACGACCGTGCGAAAAAACCAACCCAGCCCCAAGGGACCCCCGATGTTTTCAAAGATGCCGTCAAACGCACGCTGAATCTTGGCCAGCGCCTGCTGGAGACAGAAATGGACGAACGGCAGGTCCTCCTTGCGGCTCCCTTCCGCCTCGAAGCGGCGGAGGACGCAGGTTCCCATGTACATCCACGAAAGAATGTCCGCGTAGCGTCCGGTGATTTTTTCGCGGAATTTGAGCGTCCCTCCCAGCATGCCCATCGCGACATCCGCCATGACGGCAAAGGAGGCCGAGATCCACGCGATCTTGCGATAATATTGGGAGACGGGGCCGCCCACGGGGGAGCCGGCGAGCCCGCCGCGGGTCGCGCTCAAGAGAGCCGCGCGGCAGAGGTTCCGAACCACGTGGCCGACATGGCCCCACAGGGCCCGGTCGAAGTCGGCGAGATCTCCCTTTTCGATGGCGGCCACCTCGCGAAATGCGAAGGGATGCGCGCGCATCGCACCCTGCCCGAAGATGATCAAGGTGCGGGTCATGATGTTTGCGCCCTCGACGGTGATGGCGATCGGAGAGCCCATGTACCCGTGGGCCAGAAGATTCCGGGGTCCGCGCGAGATGCCCGCGCCGCCGAGGATGTCCATGCCGTCGTTCCAAATGCTTCGCGCGAGTTCCGTCGTATTGTACTTGGCCATGGCGGTGATGACCGGAGGCTTGATGCCCTGGTCGATCGCCCCGCAGGTAAAGCGGCGCACCGCCTCGATCAGGTAGTTGTAACCGCCGATCCGGGACAAAGGCTCCTCGATTCCTTCGAACGAACCGATCGGCACGCCGAACTGCTTGCGGATGCTCGCGTGGGCGCTCGCGACGCGCGCGGTGAGCTTCGCCGCGCCGGCCGACTGAGCCGGAAGGGAAATACCGCGCCCCGCGGCGAGCGATTCCATGAGCATCTGCCAGCCGCGCCCGGCCCATTCCAGGCCGCCGATGATGGCCTCCTCGGCCGGGACAATCACGTCGTGGCCCTGGGTGGGACAGTTGTAAAACGGCACGCCCAGGGGATCGTGCCGCCGGCCTAGGACGACGCCCTTGGTCTTCGAGGGAATGAGGGCGCAGGTAATCCCCACTTCCTCCTCCCCCTTGCCCAGGAGATTGTCGGGGTCCTTGAGCCGGAAGGCGAGGCCCAAGACCGTGGAGATGGCGGCGAGCGTGATCCATCGCTTGTTCCAGTTGAGCCTCAGGTAGAGCCTGCCATCGTCTCCCTTAAAAAGGACGCCGCTGGACGTGATCGACCCCGCGTCGCTGCCCGCCATGGGCTCCGTGAGAGCGAAGCAGGGAATCTCGTCGCCGGTGGCGAGCCTCGGCAGGTATTTCTTCTTCTGCGGCTCGGTGCCGTAATGAATCAGTAACTCGGCGGGCCCGAGGGAATTGGGCACCATGGCCGTCACACAGAGCGGCACGCAGCGGCTCCCCAATTTTTGCAAGACCGCGCTGTGAGCCAATGCCGAGAAACCAAGCCCCCCGTACTCTTTCGGAATCACCATCCCGAAG carries:
- the cutA gene encoding divalent-cation tolerance protein CutA gives rise to the protein MPKCVVCLTTVAKRKDAERIARHLVAGKFAACVNVIPGIVSHYRWKGKVCRAAELLLVMKTAAFKAKQLEMQIQAIHPYDLPEFVVLPIVGGSPRYLKWILES
- a CDS encoding Rieske 2Fe-2S domain-containing protein, encoding MSKVVKVAPASEITPKQAKIIEVDGAQIAVFNVDGSFFAINNVCPHRGGPLGEGDVEGTVVTCPWHGWQFDVKTGQNPVNPAAKVKTFACKVEGPDVCVEVMDA
- a CDS encoding acyl-CoA dehydrogenase, which codes for MGSYLGWFLGPQLTWWIVGSILLVLVLGYTGSPLLIWTLALAAMLIGFGAPLPVLYGLLALAVVFNVRPLRRILVTSGIMKLMKGFMPKISETERTALEAGVVWIEKDLFSGKPNFKGILKEPYPELTAEEKAFLDGPVEKVCAVTDDWRVYQERQLPPEAWDLLKKERFFGMVIPKEYGGLGFSALAHSAVLQKLGSRCVPLCVTAMVPNSLGPAELLIHYGTEPQKKKYLPRLATGDEIPCFALTEPMAGSDAGSITSSGVLFKGDDGRLYLRLNWNKRWITLAAISTVLGLAFRLKDPDNLLGKGEEEVGITCALIPSKTKGVVLGRRHDPLGVPFYNCPTQGHDVIVPAEEAIIGGLEWAGRGWQMLMESLAAGRGISLPAQSAGAAKLTARVASAHASIRKQFGVPIGSFEGIEEPLSRIGGYNYLIEAVRRFTCGAIDQGIKPPVITAMAKYNTTELARSIWNDGMDILGGAGISRGPRNLLAHGYMGSPIAITVEGANIMTRTLIIFGQGAMRAHPFAFREVAAIEKGDLADFDRALWGHVGHVVRNLCRAALLSATRGGLAGSPVGGPVSQYYRKIAWISASFAVMADVAMGMLGGTLKFREKITGRYADILSWMYMGTCVLRRFEAEGSRKEDLPFVHFCLQQALAKIQRAFDGIFENIGGPLGLGWFFRTVVRAWSHVNALEDEPADHVTREIARLIQTDGEQRLRMTEGIYVPKREGEALKRLEDTFKVVKVAEGTEKKIRKAIKEKKLPKVKGPKLVEEALKAKVITEAEAENLKKADEMRLDAITVDDFSQDEYLGKVSVKTAKTANA